The following coding sequences lie in one Zingiber officinale cultivar Zhangliang chromosome 2B, Zo_v1.1, whole genome shotgun sequence genomic window:
- the LOC122049324 gene encoding uncharacterized protein LOC122049324, producing the protein MLDPVHTAMAKTHEILARFRPIAPRPSHPPPLPPDAPSPTENAASSSFYRCVPRPCRSRKRGRGHLGAPSNKRQRTIFPLLRAAVPPPSYNRPAPAVPFPRVEPEKSADELLTLCLRPRSFDDYAPPLVEQDLLQKLQDQPKVIAPQPLRPVGSSISVTRISRRVEAETAPAPLARRREEVEAEVESDALPAVVSDWRNRVRLVNSAYREMVGQPECPWIDAMVMAVDVGRGPAATRRRPRRISGEVMLDVEESAMPKTAAGFSCRARIEWACNGRKNCVTAPCSVIRLFCESNDYLFAWRFDTCKATTTAGEAEHDGDCTSPASVLVASIGMYN; encoded by the coding sequence ATGCTTGACCCCGTACACACGGCGATGGCCAAGACCCACGAAATCTTGGCCAGGTTCCGCCCCATCGCCCCCAGACCCTCCCATCCTCCCCCACTGCCTCCGGATGCCCCCTCTCCCACGGAAAATGCCGCCTCGAGCTCCTTCTACCGCTGCGTTCCCCGTCCCTGTCGCTCCCGTAAGCGCGGCAGAGGACACCTCGGCGCTCCCTCTAACAAGAGGCAGAGGACCATCTTCCCGCTCCTACGGGCCGCCGTGCCGCCGCCTTCGTATAACCGCCCGGCTCCAGCGGTTCCCTTTCCCCGCGTGGAGCCGGAGAAGAGTGCCGATGAGCTCCTGACCCTCTGCCTCAGACCTCGTTCGTTCGATGACTACGCGCCGCCACTGGTGGAGCAGGACCTGCTCCAGAAGCTGCAGGATCAGCCGAAGGTGATCGCGCCGCAGCCGCTGCGGCCGGTGGGTTCCAGCATCAGCGTGACGCGCATCAGCCGACGCGTCGAAGCCGAGACTGCCCCTGCTCCCCTCGCCAGGCGGCGCGAGGAGGTAGAGGCCGAGGTGGAATCGGACGCGCTGCCGGCGGTGGTGTCCGACTGGCGGAACCGGGTGCGGCTGGTGAACTCGGCGTACAGGGAGATGGTAGGGCAACCGGAGTGCCCCTGGATCGACGCGATGGTGATGGCCGTGGACGTAGGGCGTGGGCCAGCTGCGACGAGGCGGCGGCCAAGGAGGATCAGCGGGGAGGTGATGCTGGACGTGGAAGAGTCGGCGATGCCCAAGACAGCGGCGGGGTTCTCGTGCAGGGCGAGGATCGAGTGGGCGTGCAACGGAAGGAAGAATTGCGTGACGGCGCCATGCAGCGTGATCCGCCTCTTTTGCGAGTCGAACGACTATCTCTTCGCGTGGAGATTCGACACTTGCAAGGCCACAACCACAGCAGGAGAAGCAGAACACGACGGCGACTGCACGAGTCCTGCATCTGTTCTTGTGGCTAGCATTGGCATGTACAATTAA